The nucleotide window AAAGATGCCTCTCTACTTGATTTCTCTGCAGAAGGCGACGAAGAAAATTCCTATTCCATAAACGCCaccattgaaaaggatTCGTTCGGTAATAGAACCGAGAATGGTGAATTTTTAATCAAGGAGATCGATGAACTTTTATCGAAGGAGAAAGTGACCTCTCAGCAGCCAGCTAAAGAAACGACGTTGGACAACGCTTTTGGTTTCTTAAAAAAGCATGTTTTAGGGAACAAAACAATTACAGAGCAGGATTTAAATTCTATTCTAGAGCAGATGAAGCAGCAATTGATTACTAAGAACGTTGCACCAGAAGCAGCGGCCTTTCTGATGGATCAAGTATCAAAAGACTTAGTAGGATCAAAGACTGCAGGTTGGACAAGCGTTGAAATAACGGCTCGTGAAGCTTTGACAAAGGCACTAACACAAGTTTTAACACCTGGTGTTTCCGTCGATCTTCTGcatgaaattcaaaagaaggCGGAAGAGAAGCAACCCTACGTATTTTCTATTGTGGGTGTTAATGGTGTTGGAAAATCTACAAATCTGTCAAAATTGGCTTTTTGGCTGCTGCAAAATAACTTTAAAGTACTGATTGTTGCATGTGATACGTTTAGATCGGGGGCAATCGAGCAATTAAGAGTTCATGTTGAAAACTTAGCCCAACTTACCGACGAATCACACATTCGTGGATCAAAAAATAAGAGAGGCAAATCGGGAAATGATCATGTTGAGTTATTTGAGGCAGGCTATGGTGGATCCGATTTAGTGACGAAAATTGCGAAACAGGCCATTAAGTATGCAAAAGACCAGGATTTCGACGTTGTCTTGATGGACACTGCTGGCAGAAGACATAATGATGCGACTCTCATGTCACCTCTGAAATCCTTTGCTGAACAAGCGAATCCCGACAAGATCATTATGGTTGGTGAAGCTTTGGTAGGAACAGATTCTGTGCAACaggcaaaaaattttaacaATGCGTTTGGCAAAGCTAGagatattgattttttcattgtttcCAAATGTGATACTGTGGGTCAAATGTTAGGTACTATGGTTAATATGGTGTACGCTACGGACATTCCTATACTATTTGTAGGTGTCGGCCAAACTTACACTGACTTAAGAACTTTAAGTGTTAATTGGGCAGTAAACATTCTAATGTCATAAATTACTTCACTCCCGAgaaattattatttataATAGTTTCGTACATTTAAGTACCTTATATGATCTGTAACATTAATTCTTGGCCGACGTTTCAgtcctcttttttgataaaatggGGATCGACAGCCGCTTTAAGCTGTTTGGCTTCAATTATTTGGAATCCCTGGGAAAAGTTCACATGAGAAGATACAGGTTCCACCGTTTCCACCTTTATTTCGGGCATATGTGCCTCAGGCCCATCCTGAATTTTGTCAATGAACGTCGAATCTTGATGACCCAAAATGCAGTGTAAAATAATTTGGGCTGCTCGTTTTGAAGAGACCAAGTTAT belongs to Zygotorulaspora mrakii chromosome 1, complete sequence and includes:
- the SRP101 gene encoding Signal recognition particle receptor subunit alpha (similar to Saccharomyces cerevisiae SRP101 (YDR292C); ancestral locus Anc_5.302); this translates as MLEQFGIITPQGQVLYQYNISGKRFAEVQINKFIAHLIASPGAKGAEHNGKFSIVNINSGGPTKNARGFCTMYHITKQPELYYFATYSDASLQLNDEAEEILTLALSLWDSLKLNLGIIDNLNGKGDKNEHNYVDILQGLDDAVRKFDQYLKVKYEASIKKSHVLKEKTSTESYQKKRNNDSKGSKKKIAQSNASGRKWGQNGMMEEINSKDASLLDFSAEGDEENSYSINATIEKDSFGNRTENGEFLIKEIDELLSKEKVTSQQPAKETTLDNAFGFLKKHVLGNKTITEQDLNSILEQMKQQLITKNVAPEAAAFLMDQVSKDLVGSKTAGWTSVEITAREALTKALTQVLTPGVSVDLLHEIQKKAEEKQPYVFSIVGVNGVGKSTNLSKLAFWLLQNNFKVLIVACDTFRSGAIEQLRVHVENLAQLTDESHIRGSKNKRGKSGNDHVELFEAGYGGSDLVTKIAKQAIKYAKDQDFDVVLMDTAGRRHNDATLMSPLKSFAEQANPDKIIMVGEALVGTDSVQQAKNFNNAFGKARDIDFFIVSKCDTVGQMLGTMVNMVYATDIPILFVGVGQTYTDLRTLSVNWAVNILMS